Below is a window of Solanum stenotomum isolate F172 chromosome 7, ASM1918654v1, whole genome shotgun sequence DNA.
tttttttatttatttattattatttttttgtcctCCCCCTAGGAGCTCTCACCCTTTTTCTCCCTTGGTGACTTAAACTCGTAACCTTCGGGTTGGaggtgaggggtgcttaccatccagCAACTCCCTCTCATCAATTTGTCATTGTGGTGGTGGAGCTACTATTTGAGTTTAGGGGTTCTGAATTACAAGATTTTGACTCTAGGTTTATGTCGAATAAGTAGACAGAATTGTAATTTCATTATGTGTGTGTATGTGTACGCGTGCGTTCGTTCATGCGTGCGTGAGAGAGAGAAAAGTAAGTATTGATATAACCTTATATAATGCTTAATTTCCAGGCCTGATCACCAAATGCAAGGGATCAGAGACATGGTGTCAAGTAAAAGAAGAGAATTTATTGAGCGGGGACTAatcgaaaaatcaaaaaaaggCGAACCCAAAAAGTTAGCTCGTGAGGATATTGATCTTAATAAAATTCCTGACATGCTCATTGATACTCCACCATCACCACctcatcctcctcctcctcctcctcctatTGTCGCTACAAGatcaagaagaaaagagaaatcaaTCTCTTCCATCGTAAATTCTACAccatttgttgttgttgttgatgatgatgatgatgatgaagaaaaagaagaagacgagGAGTATGTGCCTTCGCCAAAAGTTAAGGAACACAAAGTTTGCAAGAAAAATGTTAAAAGATTGGATGTTATTCAAGCTACAGAAGCGCCATCAagaagtaataataatattgataaaggaaaaggaaaaaagggacgatgtggaagaaagaaaaaagaaacaaatattcctcctcctcctcctcctcctcctcctcctgtTAGCGGTAATGGTGATGGTGGTAGTGCTGGAACAAATACTAATGCGGCACAAGTTCAAGTTACTACTGAGACAACAAGAGGTACAAGCAGTAATATTACAATAGTAGTCAATGAAAGAGTCCATCCTATTTGGTTCAGTTTGGTTGCATGTGAAAAGCAGTGAGTTTAATTCTATGCCTTTCAATTTTATGCATTACTCTTATGTATATTATTTCGATTTATGTGATGGTGTTTGACTAGATATGACTATTTCAGGGAAGGTCCTTCACCCTTACCACAGATTTCTACCCGCTACATAAAGATCAAGTAAGTATTTAATTacatttgaatatatatatatatatactcacaAAAATATTATGCATATGACTAGGAGATCACAAGTTCGAGTTGTGGAAACAGTCTCTTTCAAAAATACAGGATAAAACTGCGTATAATGAACCCTAATGGTCTGGCCCTTTCCTGGACCTCGTATAGCAAGAGCATAATGGAAGTgcttccccccccccccccccccttctcCTCcccttttttttgtgaaattatacATCTTTTTACTTTCCAAAATACCTCTTAACTTCAATTAATATGTTTACATTTTTTCTGGTTAAATAGGGATGTGAACAAGCCGTCTTCCTACATAAAGAAGTACCTTGCACATAAATTGAGTCTCCAGAGCGAAGACGAGGTAATGAAATACGTGTATTGTCATTCAAAATTTGCTCTAGTACCTTCTGCAATACACTTGATTATTATTTCTGAATTTCTGATCCTAATAATTTGAAATGTAGGTGGAGCTTCGCATGTTAGGAATGTTGATTCATCCTGATTTACCTATCAAAGATCTAGAAAAATTGTGGTTACGTGTAGTACCTCACTCTGGAAAAAGCTCAGTAAAAGTTGGATCTTCTGCCGAAGAACTTGTCATGGTCTTGAAATATTCTCG
It encodes the following:
- the LOC125870094 gene encoding E3 ubiquitin protein ligase DRIP1-like — protein: MDDFDKRQASMKSVLTCGICKKLCKDVTIIEECCHRFCKNCIMRKVKEEKLKVCPECNTDLGVAPWQRIRPDHQMQGIRDMVSSKRREFIERGLIEKSKKGEPKKLAREDIDLNKIPDMLIDTPPSPPHPPPPPPPIVATRSRRKEKSISSIVNSTPFVVVVDDDDDDEEKEEDEEYVPSPKVKEHKVCKKNVKRLDVIQATEAPSRSNNNIDKGKGKKGRCGRKKKETNIPPPPPPPPPPVSGNGDGGSAGTNTNAAQVQVTTETTRGTSSNITIVVNERVHPIWFSLVACEKQEGPSPLPQISTRYIKIKDVNKPSSYIKKYLAHKLSLQSEDEVELRMLGMLIHPDLPIKDLEKLWLRVVPHSGKSSVKVGSSAEELVMVLKYSRSHPKLN